The genome window TATAAATCATAATTATTTCTAGTCATCTATGTGGTAAATTCCTCTGTGATGTTTGAATTAAAGGTTACCTCTATTGACCTCTTCTATATTAAGAAGCTGAAAATACCAGCAATTTATTGTTGTTACAAGAACAAACATACTGTTTGTAGCTGCTGTGAAGCCatttcatttctgctgttttgattCTTTGTAGTTActattgaggtttttttccataGTTTTTCTTGGATGGCTTAATTTCCAGCCACTCTGGTGGGCCTAAATTTTATCCACTAAATTTTATCCACTAAATTTTTTCTACGTTTCATTGCAGCTAAGAAGGATTTCAACTTTATCTTTCTTAGTAATGTGCCTCTTTTTTAATGGTCATTAAATTAGCCACAGTTATCCAAAAGTACAAACGATCATCTGCTTCAAGTACAGTTCTTGACTAACTGCAGAATCCAATTTGCCTCAAGATTAACTGAAAGTTCAGGTGAATTTTTGAATTgatatttcaatttaaatgaaaagtgctttaaaattaaaatgtgtacatacattgtattaaaaaaaaaaatttcctttaattttttatagAAATAAGTGAGACCAATGAATctcttaaaaccaaaatgtcCGAACTTCGTCTCTACTGTGATCTTTTAATGCAGCAAGTTCATACAATACAAGAATTTGTTCACCATGATGAGACTCACTCTCCTCCCAGCATTGAGGTACAGAATTTCTAGAATACCATTGCAGAACCTAATTATATAACAGACCTCAAGTTTCTGTTGACACCTTCTGCCTTTATCTCCCTAATGTTGGGACATTTAACCTAAAGTAAATTTTTGAGTGTTCGTGTCTATAAAATAATAACAGTGATTATATGTGCATAAAGTACCTGAGTGATTTAATTGTAATTGTAACATGCATTAGGAAGCGATTATGTTATTGAGTCATTTGGTTAAAAGGCAAGAAGAGCTGCTGCAATaatttgtcttgctttgtgtaTCTGATATGGGCAGAGTAGTTGAAACGATTTTGTTTGTCCATTCTTTACTTCCTTGTGTAGGAGGATATTCCATTTTGTTATCAGTGAAAGCTAGTGTTACAGGAATTGGAAACCTGTGGTGTAGTTAAGTCTCTCAGAATATGCACAAGTAAAATTATTGTagtatttctgcttttgagTGAAAGTTAGTACTGGAAATAATGAATGGCTTCATTCTTTATACTCTTAAGCAGCTCGTGGACAATATTGTTGTCCGcttagggcaaagcaaggggtTGATGCTTAGTCACAACACAGCAAGTTGTTGTTAATTTACAGCAAGGTGAACTGACCTGCAGGTGCCTTGCACTGGAGCGATAAAGCTGTTTGCACATTCTGCTGCAATTCATTTTGCTGAATCATCTTCTGACACATGTTAACCAAGTGTTTGCAGTAAAAACCTTATGGCATTGTTGGGTGACACCACAAAGAAATTCAGATGTCAGAAAATTACAATGCTgtcacatttattttgcttaaattaACCTTATTGGAAGGTGTACATTTGATTATATGAAATAGGAAATGAAAGTTCTTAGTGGTAATGAGGGAAATGAGTGTGTGTGGGAGTGGTGGAGAGGGAGAGTTAtatttgcatctttttttttttttttttccttacctatgcctgtgctttcatttattttcagaacatGAATGAAGCCTCTTCCTTGCTTAGTGCCACATGTAATACATTTATCACAACACTTGAAGAATGTGTGAAGATCGCTAATGCCAAGTTTAAGCCAGAAATGTTCCAGCTGCCTCACCCCGATCCCTTAGTTTCTCCTGTGTCACCATCACCTGTCCAAATGGTTTAGACATtttgaaatactattttttctaAGTGCCATATTGTTGGTTGGATGGGGGGAGGAATAGCAGAAGACTACGCTCTTGCTATGTGCTGTGATATCAACAGCTGAAATCTTGACTCTGTTATGATCAGCACTAGTCCAAAATATAAATCAATGATTTTCCATTCCCAGTCTTTGTTTGCTAGGCTTTACATAACCAGAGTAATTTATCTTACATGTCAAGATTCTCAGATcgactttttctttgtttttagaGTGCTAGCTGTACACTGATCTTAAAGTTCGTAACCTTGCCTCCTATTTAAGCACATAAGTGCCTTGTGGCTTGCAGCACTTCAGCAAGATAGTGTATATAATTCAAAATGTTTGTGTTAGTCTAACATGCCCTTACTTAACAAAAAGGTAAATATTGGTAAAGATATAAAGATATTACTTGCATAACTCTTCAGTACTGATTATTTCCCTTAGAAGAAAAGTGTATGTGGAATCATCTTAAATGACTTCTCGATTATACTTACAGATTCCAAGATGAACTGTATTGTGGGATTTTGTTGTGGGAAtccctttctttgcacttgGATCGCTTTGTCTCATCAATCAAGTTATTTATAAAGCTGATCATTATTGATTTAAATCAATAACTTTCTTTGATATGCGTAGAGATTTGACAGTGATATCAGAAGAACCACAAGAAATCAAGAGGAAGGATTTGGTTTTATTGTGTATTGGGGAATTGAAGTTGGCATttgttaaaggaaaaatgtcttgGTGTTTCTGTATATCATAGCAGTTAACAAATGGCTCTGTCAGTAACTTTGGAGCAAGAGAGAATGAAGTCCATAGAAACCAAGTAGTATTTCTTGTAGTAAACTATGTCCTGTGTGATTCCTTTAAAACTTCTAATAATGGTGGAAATCCACCTGTTTTCATATAgttaaatcagatttttaaccaagAATggttgcttttaattaaaaacaaaattgctGTATCTCTTTGTAGAGACtgtaaataaagtaaaatttagTGTAGGTATGCATATTATTATAAGTAGCTTGTGAcattttttgtgtggtttgttttttgtttgtgtttggtttttttccctagatGAAGCGTTCCATTAGCCAAGCTGGTCCTTGCTATTCAGAAAGGtaaatttatatttcattaagttTTATGTCTCAAAAAGCATCCTTGAACGTGCTAGcattaaaatcaaaatgtgAGAAAGATTGTtcacttggggaaaaaaattaagtagcATAAATTGatctaattttgaaaaataagggTGCGGATTATCAGTCAGTGGCAAATAATGCAGCTGTTGTCTCTTAATACACTGTAAACATTTCTTTATGCTTGAAAATTTGTGCAAATGACATTCTGACATTCATGAAATTAGACATAGAGCTTGAAACATTAATGTTCTTTTTGGATCAGTATTTCAGATTCTCAGGTTTTCTTCTGTATGCAAAGAttacattacatttttatttccattttcaggcTTTATAATTGTGGAAATTAATGTCCTCTTGAGTGTGTCATTTTTAGTTTAGTATAGTGAAAAGCATTGATACCAACAGTTTAATCTAATCaccaaaactattttaaatttaaggTATATTAAGTTTGTGTGGGTTGTTACAGATTTTGCTTACTAAGAGATCTAATTTCTCTTGTAGGAATAATCACTCTGTAAAAGAACCAATTTCATCCCTTCACCAATTTTCACAGCGGCGCAGAAGAACGTACTCAGATACAGAATCGTACAGTGATAATACTCCCTTTGAAGATTCTCAGAGTAAGTTTGGAAGAGGGCTGGTGTTCTTTTGTGTCTTTCTGTACAATTTATTACGTTGTTTACAGCAGCTGATCTAGTGCTGATATCAGCACAAGGAAAAAGGTCCTCTTAGTTATGcaaaattttggttttaagatTCCTATGTTATAAATCAAAGCACTTGCACAATTTTGTTAGGTGGCTGACGTTGCTGGCTTTCATTTGTATTGAAAAGGATCTTA of Columba livia isolate bColLiv1 breed racing homer chromosome 7, bColLiv1.pat.W.v2, whole genome shotgun sequence contains these proteins:
- the PLEKHA3 gene encoding pleckstrin homology domain-containing family A member 3; translated protein: MEGVLYKWTNYLAGWQPRWFVLDNGILSYYDSQDDVCKGSKGSIKMAVCEIKVHATDNTRMELIIPGEQHFYMKAVNAAERQRWLVALGSAKACLSDTRTKKEKEISETNESLKTKMSELRLYCDLLMQQVHTIQEFVHHDETHSPPSIENMNEASSLLSATCNTFITTLEECVKIANAKFKPEMFQLPHPDPLVSPVSPSPVQMMKRSISQAGPCYSERNNHSVKEPISSLHQFSQRRRRTYSDTESYSDNTPFEDSQRSAHCSRSAVNGDLVSSAIPEENRSVSKERSELEETLSSISS